One Narcine bancroftii isolate sNarBan1 chromosome 3, sNarBan1.hap1, whole genome shotgun sequence DNA window includes the following coding sequences:
- the mrpl38 gene encoding large ribosomal subunit protein mL38 isoform X2: protein MAALARLWPGRQGGPLRVLVRTVTGTAPLGPLPNEDIDLMNLESLEKYRSYTRYLQEAERKSKQQTWWRTYKQYVQELTPEKIDIGLPHFRKSRKKELKERKHILKANRNNPDLERASRNRTLLIPLDEVKAEWEKINGPYHLRKISEYYGVYRDLFNGATFVPRVILRAQYDCEDYAVPVYHGNVVTPTEAVDVPKVSFEAEEGSLWTFLFTNPDGHLTDDESEYVHWLVGNIPGNAVSEGEDICHYLPPFPAKGTGYHRCIFILFKQDEAINFEEDFRPNPCLSLKMRTFKTFDFYKKHQDLLTPAGMAFFQSRWDESVTYTFHNLLDMKEPIFEYDAPPTYHPRQKKYPHGQPLRYLDRYRDSHEPTYGIY, encoded by the exons ATGGCGGCCCTGGCGAGGTTATGGCCGGGCCGGCAAGGCGGGCCTCTCCGAGTGCTGGTCCGGACGGTGACCGGTACAG CTCCTTTAGGTCCATTACCCAATGAGGATATTGATCTGATGAACCTGGAGTCTCTGGAGAAATACCGCAGCTATACACGGTACCTGCAGGAGGCAGAGAGAAAAAGCAAGCAACAAACCTGGTGGCGAACGTATAAACAATATGTGCAAGAGCTGA CTCCGGAGAAAATTGATATCGGTCTCCCTCATTTTAGAAAATCTCGTAAGAAGGAATTGAAGGAGCGCAAGCACATTCTAAAGGCAAATCGTAATAATCCTGACCTTGAGAGAGCATCACGAAACAGGACAC TATTGATTCCTCTGGATGAAGTGAAAGCTGAATGGGAGAAAATCAATGGTCCTTACCATTTAAGGAAAATCAGTGAATACTATGGAGTGTATAGAGATCTGTTCAACGGAGCAACCTTTGTTCCACGTGTGATACTGCGTGCTCAATATGACTGTGAGGACTATGCCGTGCCAGTGTATCATGGAAATGTGGTCACTCCCACAGAG GCCGTGGATGTGCCCAAGGTATCATTTGAGGCAGAAGAGGGATCCCTGTGGACATTTCTGTTTACTAATCCAG ACGGACATCTGACAGACGATGAATCGGAGTATGTCCATTGGTTGGT TGGTAATATTCCTGGGAACGCTGTCTCAGAAGGAGAGGATATCTGCCACTATTTGCCCCCTTTTCCTGCAAAAGGCACAGGATATCATCGATGCATCTTCATTCTCTTTAAACAAGATGAAGCAATTAATTTTGAAGAAGACTTCCGACCAAACCCTTG TCTCAGTCTGAAAATGAGAACCTTTAAAACCTTtgatttttacaagaaacatcaGGATCTTTTGACTCCAGCTGGCATGGCTTTCTTCCAGAGTCGCTGGGATGAGTCTGTCACATATACCTTCCACAATCTTCTTG ATATGAAGGAGCCAATATTTGAATATGATGCCCCTCCAACTTACCATCCACGTCAAAAAAAATACCCACATGGTCAGCCACTCCGATACCTGGACCGGTACAGAGACAGCCATGAGCCCACCTATGGCATCTACTGA
- the mrpl38 gene encoding large ribosomal subunit protein mL38 isoform X1 codes for MAALARLWPGRQGGPLRVLVRTVTGTAVLSKRAAPLGPLPNEDIDLMNLESLEKYRSYTRYLQEAERKSKQQTWWRTYKQYVQELTPEKIDIGLPHFRKSRKKELKERKHILKANRNNPDLERASRNRTLLIPLDEVKAEWEKINGPYHLRKISEYYGVYRDLFNGATFVPRVILRAQYDCEDYAVPVYHGNVVTPTEAVDVPKVSFEAEEGSLWTFLFTNPDGHLTDDESEYVHWLVGNIPGNAVSEGEDICHYLPPFPAKGTGYHRCIFILFKQDEAINFEEDFRPNPCLSLKMRTFKTFDFYKKHQDLLTPAGMAFFQSRWDESVTYTFHNLLDMKEPIFEYDAPPTYHPRQKKYPHGQPLRYLDRYRDSHEPTYGIY; via the exons ATGGCGGCCCTGGCGAGGTTATGGCCGGGCCGGCAAGGCGGGCCTCTCCGAGTGCTGGTCCGGACGGTGACCGGTACAG ctgtGTTATCTAAACGGGCAGCTCCTTTAGGTCCATTACCCAATGAGGATATTGATCTGATGAACCTGGAGTCTCTGGAGAAATACCGCAGCTATACACGGTACCTGCAGGAGGCAGAGAGAAAAAGCAAGCAACAAACCTGGTGGCGAACGTATAAACAATATGTGCAAGAGCTGA CTCCGGAGAAAATTGATATCGGTCTCCCTCATTTTAGAAAATCTCGTAAGAAGGAATTGAAGGAGCGCAAGCACATTCTAAAGGCAAATCGTAATAATCCTGACCTTGAGAGAGCATCACGAAACAGGACAC TATTGATTCCTCTGGATGAAGTGAAAGCTGAATGGGAGAAAATCAATGGTCCTTACCATTTAAGGAAAATCAGTGAATACTATGGAGTGTATAGAGATCTGTTCAACGGAGCAACCTTTGTTCCACGTGTGATACTGCGTGCTCAATATGACTGTGAGGACTATGCCGTGCCAGTGTATCATGGAAATGTGGTCACTCCCACAGAG GCCGTGGATGTGCCCAAGGTATCATTTGAGGCAGAAGAGGGATCCCTGTGGACATTTCTGTTTACTAATCCAG ACGGACATCTGACAGACGATGAATCGGAGTATGTCCATTGGTTGGT TGGTAATATTCCTGGGAACGCTGTCTCAGAAGGAGAGGATATCTGCCACTATTTGCCCCCTTTTCCTGCAAAAGGCACAGGATATCATCGATGCATCTTCATTCTCTTTAAACAAGATGAAGCAATTAATTTTGAAGAAGACTTCCGACCAAACCCTTG TCTCAGTCTGAAAATGAGAACCTTTAAAACCTTtgatttttacaagaaacatcaGGATCTTTTGACTCCAGCTGGCATGGCTTTCTTCCAGAGTCGCTGGGATGAGTCTGTCACATATACCTTCCACAATCTTCTTG ATATGAAGGAGCCAATATTTGAATATGATGCCCCTCCAACTTACCATCCACGTCAAAAAAAATACCCACATGGTCAGCCACTCCGATACCTGGACCGGTACAGAGACAGCCATGAGCCCACCTATGGCATCTACTGA